In Deinococcus maricopensis DSM 21211, one genomic interval encodes:
- a CDS encoding nuclear transport factor 2 family protein produces the protein MNLTERFMQALQSTEQQRDPAPLVELYTEDGTSENLTRETHRGHDGAQQFWTAYLGNFQDIRSEFTHHADGERLGVMEWVSRGTLKDGRPIEYRGVSIIEKDGERVAAFRTYYDSAAFVAPAADTNGA, from the coding sequence ATGAACCTGACGGAACGATTCATGCAGGCCCTGCAGAGCACCGAGCAGCAGCGCGACCCGGCCCCCCTGGTGGAGCTGTACACCGAGGACGGCACGAGCGAGAACCTCACGCGCGAGACGCACCGCGGCCACGACGGCGCGCAGCAGTTCTGGACGGCGTACCTGGGGAACTTCCAGGACATCCGCAGTGAATTCACGCATCACGCGGACGGGGAGCGACTCGGCGTGATGGAGTGGGTGTCGCGCGGCACCCTGAAGGATGGTCGGCCCATCGAGTACCGCGGCGTGAGCATCATCGAGAAGGACGGGGAGCGCGTCGCGGCGTTCCGGACGTACTACGACAGTGCCGCGTTCGTAGCGCCCGCCGCGGACACGAACGGCGCCTGA
- a CDS encoding glutaminyl-peptide cyclotransferase — protein MVVRPVMVLLSAALAVFSVSAAPSPSRAPILKPSVVRTYPHDPRAFTEGLVLDGSTLLEGTGLNGQSEVRRVALETGAVLARAAVPREVFGEGVTVLNGRVYQLSWRNGQAFVYDARTLKRMGTLPYEGEGWGLTTDGTRLIQSDGSDQLTFRDPQTFRVLGRVRVTDAGQGVVNLNELEFVNGQVYANVWMTDRIARIDAKTGRVTAWLDLSAVARQHPRVDPDDVLNGIAYDAKTGHLLVTGKRWNRLYELKLP, from the coding sequence ATGGTCGTTCGTCCTGTCATGGTCCTGTTGTCGGCGGCGCTCGCGGTGTTCTCCGTGAGCGCCGCGCCGTCGCCTTCTCGCGCGCCGATCCTGAAGCCGAGCGTGGTGCGCACGTACCCGCATGACCCGCGCGCGTTCACGGAGGGCCTGGTGCTGGACGGGAGCACGCTGCTGGAGGGCACGGGCCTGAACGGGCAGTCGGAGGTGCGGCGCGTAGCGCTGGAAACGGGCGCGGTGCTGGCGCGCGCTGCGGTGCCGCGCGAGGTGTTCGGCGAGGGCGTCACGGTCCTGAACGGGCGCGTGTATCAGCTGTCGTGGCGCAACGGGCAGGCGTTCGTGTACGACGCGCGCACCCTGAAGCGCATGGGCACCCTGCCGTACGAGGGCGAGGGGTGGGGCCTCACGACGGACGGGACGCGCCTGATTCAGAGTGACGGCAGTGATCAGCTAACGTTCCGGGACCCGCAGACATTCCGGGTGCTGGGGCGCGTGCGCGTGACGGACGCCGGGCAGGGCGTCGTGAACCTGAACGAACTGGAGTTCGTGAACGGGCAGGTGTACGCGAACGTGTGGATGACGGACCGCATCGCGCGGATCGACGCGAAGACCGGCCGGGTGACGGCGTGGCTGGACCTGTCGGCCGTGGCGCGCCAGCACCCCCGAGTCGACCCGGATGACGTGCTGAACGGTATTGCGTACGACGCGAAAACCGGTCACCTGCTGGTGACCGGGAAACGCTGGAACAGGCTGTACGAGCTCAAGCTGCCCTGA
- the tmk gene encoding dTMP kinase, whose product MSAGLFITFEGPEGAGKSTQVRALTAHLAALGVPHTLTREPGGTPFGTRVRDVLLDPTLQIDPLPEFLLYSASRAQLVTDVIRPALARGEVVICDRYFDSSLAYQGGGRGLSSELLRRITHEATGGLTPHLTFLLDLDPSVGLGRVAARGQPDRLERADLDFHTRVRARFLDLAAAEPARFEVLDATRPQEALSAHITARVDARLPARP is encoded by the coding sequence GTGAGCGCGGGGCTGTTCATCACCTTCGAAGGGCCCGAGGGCGCGGGAAAGAGCACGCAGGTGCGCGCCCTCACCGCGCATCTCGCCGCGCTCGGCGTGCCGCACACCCTCACGCGCGAACCCGGCGGCACGCCCTTCGGCACGCGCGTCCGCGACGTTCTCCTTGACCCGACCCTTCAGATCGACCCGCTGCCGGAATTCCTGCTGTACAGCGCCAGTCGCGCGCAGCTCGTCACGGACGTCATCCGCCCGGCCCTCGCGCGCGGCGAGGTCGTGATCTGCGACCGGTACTTCGACAGCAGCCTCGCGTACCAGGGCGGCGGGCGCGGGCTGAGCAGCGAGCTGCTGCGCCGCATCACGCACGAAGCGACCGGCGGGCTCACGCCGCACCTGACGTTCCTGCTCGACCTCGACCCGAGCGTCGGCCTGGGCCGCGTCGCGGCGCGCGGCCAGCCGGACCGCCTGGAGCGTGCCGACCTCGACTTTCACACCCGCGTGCGCGCCCGCTTCCTGGATCTCGCCGCCGCCGAACCCGCACGTTTCGAGGTGCTCGACGCCACGCGCCCGCAGGAGGCCCTGAGCGCCCACATCACCGCCCGCGTGGACGCCCGCCTCCCCGCACGGCCCTGA
- a CDS encoding Nif3-like dinuclear metal center hexameric protein: MTTPASVPLTDLVGWLDTTLNTRAIPDISNNGLQIEGRSDVRRIAVAVDATLNTIQDAADAGADLLITHHGLFWGQPMMLTGPHKRRVQAALDAGLSLYTSHIPLDLHPELGNNAMIASALSLQNRSGFGDYKGLKIGVQGTLPFPMSLQDLADRIQKLTGEICLVHGGGPGEVHRVGIISGSASDHIPQAAREGLDTFITGEPKHQAFSDPFEYGVNAIYAGHYDTEVFGVRALAARIEETFGLPWQFLHHPSGL; encoded by the coding sequence ATGACCACGCCCGCCAGCGTTCCCCTCACGGACCTCGTCGGGTGGCTCGACACCACCCTGAACACCCGAGCCATCCCCGACATCAGCAACAACGGCCTCCAGATCGAAGGGCGCAGCGACGTGCGCCGCATCGCCGTGGCCGTCGACGCCACCCTCAACACCATCCAGGACGCCGCCGACGCCGGCGCGGACCTGCTCATCACGCACCACGGCCTGTTCTGGGGTCAGCCCATGATGCTCACCGGCCCGCACAAACGCCGCGTGCAGGCCGCACTCGACGCCGGCCTCAGCCTGTACACCAGCCACATCCCCCTCGACCTGCACCCGGAACTCGGCAACAACGCCATGATCGCCAGCGCCCTGAGCCTCCAGAACCGCAGCGGCTTCGGCGACTACAAGGGCCTGAAGATCGGCGTGCAGGGCACCCTGCCGTTCCCCATGAGCCTCCAGGACCTCGCGGACCGCATCCAGAAACTCACCGGCGAGATCTGCCTCGTGCACGGCGGCGGCCCCGGCGAGGTGCACCGCGTCGGCATCATCAGCGGCAGCGCCAGCGACCACATCCCCCAGGCGGCCCGTGAAGGCCTCGACACGTTCATCACCGGCGAACCCAAGCACCAGGCGTTCAGTGACCCCTTCGAGTACGGCGTGAACGCCATCTACGCCGGGCACTACGACACCGAGGTGTTCGGCGTGCGCGCCCTCGCCGCGCGCATCGAGGAGACGTTCGGGCTGCCCTGGCAGTTCCTGCACCACCCCAGCGGCCTGTGA
- a CDS encoding VOC family protein, which yields MITGLDHVQIEAPPAHEDAARAFYGTFLGLPELQKPAALQANGGVWFALPDGRQLHTGTVQDFTARDKGHPCLRTGDLTALLAHARAHGIPAEEDTRLAPLRRAYLRDPFGNRLEIVEGHHSSVPTH from the coding sequence ATGATCACCGGCCTCGACCACGTCCAGATCGAAGCGCCCCCCGCCCATGAGGACGCCGCCCGCGCCTTCTACGGCACCTTCCTCGGCCTGCCCGAACTCCAGAAACCCGCCGCGCTCCAGGCCAACGGCGGCGTCTGGTTCGCCCTGCCCGACGGCCGGCAACTCCACACCGGCACCGTGCAGGACTTCACCGCGCGGGACAAAGGCCACCCCTGCCTGCGCACCGGCGACCTCACGGCCCTCCTCGCGCACGCGCGCGCGCACGGCATCCCCGCCGAGGAGGACACGCGCCTCGCCCCGCTGCGCCGCGCGTACCTGCGCGACCCCTTCGGGAACCGCCTCGAAATCGTCGAAGGTCACCACAGCAGCGTTCCCACTCACTAG
- a CDS encoding TrmB family transcriptional regulator, translated as MSAVIHLQALGLTEYEARAYTALLALGRAVPARVARQAGIPRPKIYETLERLEGRGLAARVGQNPLEYAPLSAREYLARARRSFDDRLDALDRDLSRLTPEPAPEAVYHLYGEAAVRAMLEDLTLNARRSLVLAGDTELAERLERLTPRGVHVRRAGLTGLPPIAVAGQRAFLLARDGEAAVVAHFHDDPALGEAHGVHTHNPVIVHLIEGYVEMAASRPTK; from the coding sequence ATGAGTGCCGTGATTCACCTTCAGGCGCTGGGCCTCACCGAATACGAGGCGCGCGCGTACACTGCGCTGCTCGCCCTGGGGCGCGCGGTGCCCGCGCGCGTGGCACGGCAAGCCGGCATCCCCCGCCCGAAAATCTACGAAACCCTGGAACGCCTTGAAGGGCGCGGCCTCGCCGCCCGCGTCGGCCAGAACCCCCTGGAGTACGCTCCGCTCAGCGCCCGCGAGTACCTTGCCCGCGCGCGCCGCTCCTTCGACGACCGCCTCGACGCCCTGGACCGCGACCTGTCCCGCCTCACGCCGGAGCCCGCGCCGGAAGCCGTGTACCACCTGTACGGCGAGGCCGCCGTACGCGCCATGCTTGAGGACCTCACCCTGAACGCCCGCCGCTCCCTGGTCCTCGCAGGCGACACCGAACTCGCCGAACGCCTGGAGCGCCTCACGCCGCGCGGCGTGCACGTACGCCGCGCCGGCCTGACCGGCCTGCCGCCCATCGCCGTGGCGGGACAGCGGGCGTTCCTGCTCGCCCGTGACGGCGAGGCCGCCGTGGTCGCGCACTTCCACGACGACCCGGCGCTCGGCGAGGCGCACGGCGTGCACACGCACAACCCGGTGATCGTGCACCTGATCGAAGGGTACGTGGAGATGGCCGCCAGCCGTCCCACGAAGTAA
- a CDS encoding S41 family peptidase, whose amino-acid sequence MNNRNRTLLVAGALAATAAVGYAQFQTQASPVNLNASKVGQTFQQVLAFTNANYLKPVKVDDLLRGAINGMLASLNDQFTYYAPPEENKVDEQNLAGEFYGIGVLLAPGKDGVGGQVDVVYKDNAAARAGVQAGDRFLKIDGQDVSTASVNDIVTKVRGEKGTKVRITFGRGSSTYEVVIERSPVVIAAVETATLKQAGGDVAYIALNTFYNEKVEEQFERAVSDAEKRGVKKMILDLRDNGGGLLNAGVFVADKFLPSGKIVSLRDRSGRTQVVGDARKEAGDYTGKLVVLINGNSASASEIVAGALQDYKRATLIGEKSFGKGVAQSPFTTADGGRAVIVTNEWLTPLGRQIHGKGITPEITVKDTRYPTPLNFSGSGVPAGTKLTVNIGGRTVTATADKDGKFTFIDDVKRPQRSSSQGEATVDVKTDAELAKALEVLAK is encoded by the coding sequence ATGAACAACCGCAACCGCACGCTCCTCGTGGCGGGCGCCCTGGCCGCCACCGCCGCTGTCGGGTACGCCCAGTTCCAGACGCAGGCGTCCCCCGTGAACCTGAACGCCAGCAAGGTCGGGCAGACCTTCCAGCAGGTCCTCGCGTTCACGAACGCCAACTACCTCAAACCCGTGAAGGTCGACGACCTGCTGCGCGGCGCCATCAACGGCATGCTCGCGTCCCTGAATGACCAGTTCACGTACTACGCGCCGCCCGAAGAGAACAAGGTCGACGAGCAGAACCTCGCCGGCGAGTTCTACGGCATCGGCGTGCTCCTCGCACCCGGCAAGGACGGCGTGGGCGGCCAGGTCGACGTCGTCTACAAGGACAACGCGGCTGCGCGCGCGGGCGTGCAGGCCGGTGACCGCTTCCTGAAGATCGACGGGCAGGACGTCAGCACCGCCAGCGTGAACGATATCGTCACGAAGGTGCGCGGCGAGAAGGGCACGAAGGTCCGCATCACCTTCGGGCGCGGCAGCAGCACGTACGAGGTCGTCATCGAACGCAGCCCCGTGGTGATCGCCGCCGTCGAAACGGCCACCCTGAAGCAGGCGGGCGGCGACGTTGCCTACATCGCGCTGAACACCTTCTACAACGAGAAGGTCGAAGAGCAGTTCGAGCGCGCCGTGAGCGACGCCGAGAAGCGCGGCGTGAAGAAGATGATCCTCGACCTGCGCGACAACGGCGGCGGTCTTCTGAACGCCGGCGTGTTCGTCGCTGACAAGTTCCTGCCGAGCGGCAAGATCGTCAGCCTGCGCGACCGCTCCGGCCGCACGCAGGTCGTCGGTGACGCCCGCAAGGAAGCCGGCGACTACACCGGCAAACTCGTGGTGCTGATCAACGGCAACAGCGCCTCCGCGAGCGAGATCGTCGCTGGCGCCCTGCAGGACTACAAGCGCGCCACGCTCATCGGCGAGAAGAGCTTCGGGAAGGGCGTCGCGCAGTCGCCGTTCACGACCGCCGACGGCGGCCGCGCCGTCATTGTCACGAACGAATGGCTGACGCCGCTCGGGCGCCAGATTCACGGCAAGGGCATCACGCCGGAAATCACCGTGAAGGACACCCGCTACCCCACGCCCCTGAACTTCAGCGGCAGCGGCGTTCCTGCCGGCACGAAGCTCACCGTGAACATCGGCGGCCGCACCGTCACCGCCACCGCCGACAAGGACGGCAAGTTCACGTTCATCGACGACGTGAAACGCCCTCAGCGCAGCAGCAGCCAGGGCGAAGCGACCGTCGACGTGAAAACCGACGCGGAGCTTGCCAAGGCCCTCGAAGTCCTCGCGAAGTAA
- the ftsE gene encoding cell division ATP-binding protein FtsE, translating into MIQFHHVSLAYPVTGTHALEDINLHVKKGEFVYLVGHSGAGKSSFMNLILKRTLPTSGQVYIAGESLSRYRGRRVAQHRRRIGMVFQDNLLLPHLSVHDNIAFALRVTGAPEREWGARVGNALRVVGLDHKRHALPIQLSQGEQQRIAIARAIVTEPALLLADEPTGNLDPDNSRDILKVLQHVNLRGTTVVLATHARDLVETFRHRTITLRQGRLVRDDPYGGYAL; encoded by the coding sequence GTGATTCAGTTTCATCACGTGTCCCTCGCGTATCCCGTGACCGGCACGCACGCCCTCGAGGACATCAATCTGCACGTCAAGAAAGGCGAGTTCGTGTACCTGGTCGGGCACAGCGGCGCTGGCAAAAGCAGCTTCATGAACCTGATCCTGAAACGCACCCTGCCGACCAGCGGGCAGGTGTACATCGCCGGGGAGTCACTCAGCCGCTACCGTGGGCGGCGCGTCGCGCAGCACCGCCGGCGCATCGGCATGGTGTTTCAGGACAACCTGCTGCTGCCCCACCTGAGCGTGCACGACAATATCGCGTTCGCGCTGCGCGTCACGGGCGCGCCCGAGCGGGAGTGGGGCGCGCGCGTCGGGAACGCCCTGCGGGTGGTGGGGCTGGACCACAAGCGGCACGCGCTGCCGATTCAGTTGTCGCAGGGGGAGCAGCAGCGCATCGCCATTGCGCGCGCCATCGTGACGGAGCCGGCGCTGCTGCTCGCAGATGAGCCGACCGGGAACCTCGACCCGGACAACAGCCGCGACATCCTGAAGGTCCTGCAGCACGTGAATCTGCGCGGCACGACCGTGGTGCTCGCGACGCACGCGCGGGACCTCGTGGAGACGTTCCGGCACCGGACCATCACGCTGCGTCAGGGTCGCCTGGTGCGCGATGACCCGTACGGGGGGTACGCGCTGTGA
- a CDS encoding cell division protein FtsX produces the protein MRWHFRQAWLAARGNMTAAVATLTTMTLTLLILGFVVLLTQNASRALAQLEAQVEVAAFLRDGTDTQGLLRRVRTLPGVQDARLVTKVQVLEEMTRDYPYAKDAADLAGNPFPDTLRLRVARVEDSRTVAASVSRLEGVQDVEYGAGYVDQTVRTLSAVRGAGYVLVGLLLIGSLFNILNAVRVAMYARRNEISVMRLLGATRGFIRLPYLLEGVLLGILAGVIAGSVLYPAYVQLAARVQTLAPVLPVITDPQALLMVLGALVGLGALVGLIGSFIASGRYLRELE, from the coding sequence GTGAGGTGGCATTTCCGTCAGGCGTGGCTGGCCGCGCGCGGCAACATGACGGCCGCGGTTGCCACGCTGACGACCATGACGCTCACGCTGCTGATCCTGGGGTTCGTGGTGCTGCTCACGCAGAACGCCTCACGGGCGCTGGCGCAGCTGGAAGCGCAGGTGGAGGTCGCGGCGTTCCTGCGGGACGGCACGGACACGCAGGGGCTGCTGCGGCGCGTGCGGACGTTGCCGGGCGTGCAGGACGCGCGGCTCGTCACGAAGGTGCAGGTGCTGGAGGAGATGACCCGGGATTACCCGTACGCGAAGGACGCCGCGGACCTCGCCGGGAACCCGTTCCCGGACACGCTGCGGCTGCGGGTCGCGCGCGTGGAGGATTCCCGCACGGTCGCCGCGAGCGTCTCGCGGCTGGAGGGCGTGCAGGACGTCGAGTATGGCGCCGGGTACGTGGACCAGACGGTGCGGACGCTCTCGGCGGTGCGCGGCGCGGGGTACGTGCTGGTGGGCCTGCTGCTGATCGGGTCGCTGTTCAACATCCTGAACGCGGTGCGGGTGGCGATGTACGCGCGGCGCAATGAGATCAGCGTGATGCGCCTGCTGGGCGCCACGCGCGGCTTCATCCGGCTGCCGTACCTGCTGGAGGGCGTGCTGCTGGGCATCCTGGCGGGCGTCATCGCCGGGAGTGTGCTGTACCCGGCGTACGTGCAGCTGGCGGCGCGCGTGCAGACGCTCGCGCCGGTCCTGCCGGTCATCACGGACCCGCAGGCGCTGCTGATGGTGCTGGGCGCCCTCGTGGGCCTGGGGGCGCTGGTGGGCCTGATCGGGAGCTTCATCGCGTCGGGCCGCTACCTGCGGGAGCTGGAGTGA
- a CDS encoding peptidoglycan DD-metalloendopeptidase family protein, which produces MTRRLAVPLTLTLLAVLAGAQTTSQKLQDLQQQLQQQRALSAQQAQALQRLRERISTLGAQGQAALERIDALAASISSQEQAVQATRARTQAVQVSIATLDAQMGVTQARVEQLQASVRALMNALYRERSERYLQLLAQARTLPDLLVRARYANLSGQQNVRLIQMLRTERAQLDAQRAEQAKLAAELAALQARQLAQLEKLRDARAQQQQLYAQLRQSEAGQRALAVQTQAQQAITGQNIDAIVQNIQQERARLAEERRRRLEEERKRREAEARRIREAQERARREQARLAELARQQEARRRAAAAAAAAQQAASQRAAEASKRAAEAARQREEAQRVQAARARVTAEQQALAQRQEQLDVQAAQAEALAAPLPSSVGALAFPLPGGRVSSAFGASGPWVVLSGAPGQTAVAAARADVLAVTNNANLGWVVLLDHGAAISAYFGLSQPLVQAGDRVERGANVGVVGGSPQFGADSMAMQLIRIDGGVRRVVAPDF; this is translated from the coding sequence GTGACGCGCCGCCTGGCCGTGCCGCTGACGTTGACGCTGCTCGCCGTGCTCGCGGGCGCGCAGACGACCAGCCAGAAGCTGCAGGACCTGCAGCAGCAGTTGCAGCAGCAGCGGGCGCTGAGCGCGCAGCAGGCGCAGGCGCTGCAGCGCCTGCGGGAGCGTATCAGCACGCTGGGCGCGCAGGGGCAGGCGGCGCTGGAACGTATCGACGCGCTCGCGGCCAGCATCTCCTCGCAGGAGCAGGCCGTGCAGGCGACGCGCGCGCGTACACAGGCGGTGCAGGTCAGCATCGCCACGCTGGACGCGCAGATGGGCGTGACGCAGGCGCGCGTGGAGCAGTTGCAGGCGAGCGTGCGGGCCCTGATGAACGCCCTGTACCGCGAGCGGAGTGAGCGGTACCTGCAGCTGCTGGCGCAGGCGCGGACGCTGCCGGACCTGCTGGTGCGCGCGCGCTACGCGAACCTGAGCGGGCAACAGAACGTCCGCCTGATTCAGATGCTCCGCACGGAACGGGCGCAGCTGGACGCGCAGCGCGCGGAGCAGGCGAAGCTCGCGGCGGAACTCGCGGCGCTGCAGGCGCGGCAGCTCGCGCAGCTGGAGAAGCTGCGGGACGCGCGCGCGCAGCAGCAGCAGCTCTACGCGCAGCTGCGTCAGAGCGAGGCGGGGCAGCGGGCGCTGGCGGTGCAGACGCAGGCGCAGCAGGCGATCACCGGGCAGAACATCGACGCGATTGTGCAGAACATCCAGCAGGAGCGCGCGCGTCTCGCGGAGGAGCGCCGCCGCCGCCTGGAGGAGGAACGCAAGCGGCGCGAGGCGGAGGCGCGGCGCATCCGGGAAGCGCAGGAGCGCGCGCGGCGTGAGCAGGCACGTCTCGCGGAACTCGCGCGGCAGCAGGAGGCGCGGCGCCGGGCTGCGGCGGCGGCGGCCGCGGCGCAGCAGGCGGCGTCGCAGCGTGCTGCGGAAGCGTCGAAGCGCGCGGCGGAGGCGGCGCGGCAGCGCGAGGAGGCGCAGCGGGTGCAGGCGGCGCGGGCGCGCGTCACGGCGGAACAGCAGGCGCTCGCGCAACGTCAGGAACAACTGGACGTGCAGGCCGCGCAGGCGGAGGCGCTCGCGGCGCCGCTGCCGAGCAGCGTGGGGGCCCTGGCGTTCCCGCTGCCGGGCGGGCGGGTGAGCAGCGCGTTCGGGGCGTCCGGGCCGTGGGTGGTGCTGAGCGGCGCGCCCGGGCAGACGGCGGTGGCGGCGGCGCGCGCGGACGTGCTGGCGGTCACGAACAACGCGAACCTCGGCTGGGTGGTGCTGCTGGATCACGGTGCGGCGATCAGCGCGTACTTCGGGCTGTCGCAGCCGCTGGTGCAGGCGGGCGACCGGGTGGAGCGCGGCGCGAACGTCGGCGTGGTGGGCGGCAGTCCGCAGTTCGGCGCGGACAGCATGGCCATGCAGCTGATCCGCATTGATGGAGGCGTGCGCCGCGTCGTCGCGCCGGACTTCTGA
- the rpsP gene encoding 30S ribosomal protein S16, with the protein MVKIRLSRFGSKHNPHYRIVVADVRRPRDGGYIESIGYYDPRKTTENFLKVDADRAAYWLSQGAQPTMTARRLLKAQGVQVK; encoded by the coding sequence ATGGTGAAAATCCGTCTGTCGCGTTTCGGCTCGAAGCACAACCCGCACTACCGTATCGTCGTCGCTGACGTCCGCCGTCCCCGTGACGGTGGCTACATCGAGAGCATCGGCTATTACGACCCCCGCAAGACCACCGAGAACTTCCTGAAGGTCGACGCGGACCGTGCGGCGTACTGGCTCAGCCAGGGTGCGCAGCCCACGATGACGGCCCGCCGCCTGCTCAAGGCGCAGGGCGTCCAGGTCAAGTAA
- a CDS encoding KH domain-containing protein, whose protein sequence is MKTDVAELTLFLAQSMVDQPSQVRVSQRGGNVLVRVAPGEEGRLIGRQGRVIQAMRTLVRAVADPRERVSVDLDAPRRER, encoded by the coding sequence ATGAAGACCGACGTGGCGGAACTCACGCTGTTTCTGGCGCAGAGCATGGTGGATCAGCCGTCGCAGGTGCGGGTATCGCAGCGCGGCGGGAACGTGCTGGTGCGCGTGGCGCCCGGCGAGGAGGGCCGCCTGATCGGCCGGCAGGGACGCGTCATTCAGGCGATGCGGACGCTGGTGCGCGCGGTCGCGGACCCGCGCGAGCGGGTGAGTGTGGATCTGGACGCGCCCCGGCGCGAACGATAA